The Chthoniobacterales bacterium nucleotide sequence CGAAGGTGGGCATAGAGAGTGAGTGGTGGTGGGGGCGCACGGATTCGAACCGTGAACCAAGCGATTATGAGCCGCCTGCTCTAACCGTTGAGCTACACCCCCAGGTTCGGAGATGAAGGATGAAGTCGGAAACTTGAAACTTGAAGGAAAAATGAGTGGGTGGGCTGTGTGCTTTTTGCCAATCGAGACGCTCGTCCGAGGCGATATTGCGTGCTTCCATGTCGCAGCATGGGGCGGTGGGGAAGCCCATCAGGCGCGTCTGTCGCTACGGCTGTGGTTAAACTCTTCTGCATGGTTCCGGCTAAGGCGAGCGCGAGGGATGGTCACGCCGCGCTTCCGCTTTCGTAAATATGCTGGAAGAGGGCTTTGACTTTTGCCTGAAACATCGGCTTGTCGTAAGCGCGCGGCAATCCGCTATCGAGCGCTTCCTCGATGGCGATTTTCACGTTCGCTCGTCCTGATGCCGTTTGTCGCCAGTCGAGATTGAGAAGCTTTTTGACTTTGAGGAGTAGTTCCCGCGCCACTTTCTTGACTTCATCGCGCTCCTTGTCGCTCAGTTCGGGGGCGGGACGGGTGAGGATGTCGAAAATAGTCAGCTCCTCTGGATGAAGATTCTCCCGAACGTGCCGCGTTTCTTCCTTGGTCAAGTCCTTGCTGAGCTTCACAAGCTCCTCGAACAGTTCGTCGATGTTGCGGCTCCCCGCGTTGTAGCTCGCAATGAGTTCTTCAAACCGCTGTTGGAAGTCCGCTCTTGTCCGGTTCAGCCGAACCATTCGCTCCAACATTCCGCGTATGGCGACCTTGAGCCTCTCGATGTCGAGGTTCTTCTGCCGCGACTGCTTGAACTTGCTCGCGAGCTTCTCGAAGTCGATTTTCGTCAGGTCGATGACCCCGTGACGCGCTCCCTTTGTGCCTTCTTGGATGGTGAAGCCTTCTGCGGCGATGGATTCGTCGAGCAGCGTCCTGACGCGCTCCATTATTGGCGAAATATCCGGCTGTTCCGTCTCGCCTGTTTTTTCCCGAATCGTGTCGGCAAGGGTCGCCAAGAGATAGACCCGAGGCGCGAACTCAATCACCGCCGGGTCGGGTTGGACAGCCCGATAGAGCAAACGGACGAGCCTCTCCTTCGCCAGAAACGTCTTCCGTAACTCGTCAGGTGAGA carries:
- a CDS encoding DUF3387 domain-containing protein produces the protein SPDELRKTFLAKERLVRLLYRAVQPDPAVIEFAPRVYLLATLADTIREKTGETEQPDISPIMERVRTLLDESIAAEGFTIQEGTKGARHGVIDLTKIDFEKLASKFKQSRQKNLDIERLKVAIRGMLERMVRLNRTRADFQQRFEELIASYNAGSRNIDELFEELVKLSKDLTKEETRHVRENLHPEELTIFDILTRPAPELSDKERDEVKKVARELLLKVKKLLNLDWRQTASGRANVKIAIEEALDSGLPRAYDKPMFQAKVKALFQHIYESGSAA